One Desulforhopalus sp. DNA segment encodes these proteins:
- a CDS encoding ATP-binding protein, whose amino-acid sequence MSFRNKLGFAFGSVVAIMVAILLVVWWSMDTAMMRQKAITTFSLDVYKSLYAIGHEQFQFIITQKMQHAITTSELLEDLTGRFVQETERFVREGVTREKAPTDGLVDYREEFRRFSVKTVELETAKSRVSVEAAHLFAASSQLAEQGEVGGTSLLTQTGQVLLVERDYLLTLGAGKAAQVVEGVTALERLAKEIMQDTEDRALRLKLFRIVKAAATYRTVFTNYLREQEDLAGEYQQLYRSGRDLTEELQSFLARERQYGEREIARLKTIAVAASLLALLVAVLAALILADRITKPIEQLKISAQEILGGNLATTVDIVSRDEVGSLGRIFNQMIEKLRTSFDEILRYRDRLEEQVAERTQALQREVEERRDIEHKLRIGEEQLRMIIDQSPLGVIVWDNSFRVVRWNKMAERIFGYRAGEAIGLPATAVMPAEMHVHLDKIWTKLIGSPAGVRSSNINLRKNGETIQCDWFNTPIYDRSGAVMGALSLVQDATERIRAEEEGLKLKKLESTGILAGGIAHDFNNILTAILGNLNLSLQDEALGKETHRLLVAAEKASLRAKDLTQQLLTFAKGGEPIRESTSLREIIEDSAGFVLHGSNVSCHNDIPGDLWPAMVDRGQISQVIQNIVINARHAMPNGGVVRISCENIEAGRVQNAVVDPDKRYVKITIGDTGIGIPQHLLDKIFDPYFTTKQEGSGLGLAITLAIVNKHNGHIFVHSTPGQGTEFAIYLPAADGAAEDKPATKPPSIAGPRRVLVMDDEQMVREVIGVMLRSLGHEVLFAAEGGEAVALVAARQGSDAPVGLVIVDLTIPGGMGGMEAMRQLHDLDPALPVIVASGYSNDPVMASYRDYGFSAAVAKPFVLSELRQAIENALNRSLA is encoded by the coding sequence ATGTCTTTTCGCAACAAACTCGGTTTTGCCTTTGGCAGTGTTGTCGCAATCATGGTTGCCATTCTCCTGGTGGTCTGGTGGAGCATGGACACCGCCATGATGCGGCAGAAGGCCATCACCACCTTCAGTCTCGATGTCTATAAATCACTCTATGCCATAGGCCACGAGCAGTTTCAGTTCATCATCACCCAGAAGATGCAGCATGCAATTACCACCTCGGAGCTCCTGGAGGACTTGACCGGGCGCTTTGTCCAGGAAACGGAACGATTTGTCAGGGAAGGGGTCACCAGAGAGAAGGCCCCCACCGATGGTCTGGTCGACTACCGAGAAGAATTTCGCCGCTTTTCGGTGAAAACGGTAGAGCTGGAAACGGCCAAAAGCCGGGTGAGTGTTGAGGCCGCGCATCTGTTTGCGGCAAGCAGTCAACTCGCCGAACAAGGGGAGGTCGGTGGAACCAGCCTCCTCACCCAGACCGGCCAGGTGCTGCTGGTGGAAAGGGATTATCTGCTGACTCTTGGAGCAGGGAAGGCGGCACAGGTGGTTGAGGGAGTAACTGCCTTGGAGCGGCTGGCGAAAGAGATCATGCAGGATACTGAGGACCGGGCGCTGCGCCTTAAACTGTTCCGCATCGTCAAGGCCGCTGCTACCTACCGCACGGTGTTCACCAACTATCTGCGGGAACAGGAGGACCTCGCCGGGGAATATCAGCAGCTCTACCGCAGCGGCCGGGACTTGACGGAAGAGCTGCAGAGTTTTCTTGCTCGGGAACGCCAGTACGGCGAACGGGAAATCGCCCGTCTCAAGACTATTGCCGTCGCCGCCTCGCTGCTCGCCCTGCTCGTCGCGGTGCTGGCCGCCCTTATCCTCGCCGACCGTATCACCAAACCGATTGAACAGCTGAAGATATCCGCCCAGGAGATCCTCGGCGGCAACCTCGCGACCACGGTTGATATCGTTTCGCGGGACGAGGTCGGCAGTCTGGGGCGGATCTTCAACCAGATGATCGAAAAGCTGCGCACCAGTTTCGATGAGATCCTCCGCTACCGTGATCGTCTTGAGGAGCAGGTGGCGGAGCGGACGCAGGCCCTGCAGCGAGAGGTCGAAGAGCGGCGCGATATCGAGCACAAGCTGCGGATAGGCGAGGAGCAGCTGCGGATGATCATCGACCAGTCGCCCTTGGGCGTCATTGTCTGGGACAACAGCTTTCGCGTTGTCCGCTGGAACAAGATGGCGGAGCGTATTTTTGGGTATCGCGCCGGAGAGGCGATCGGGCTGCCGGCAACGGCGGTAATGCCGGCTGAAATGCACGTGCACCTTGACAAGATCTGGACGAAACTGATCGGCTCGCCGGCGGGGGTGCGCAGCAGCAATATCAATCTTCGAAAGAATGGCGAGACTATTCAGTGCGATTGGTTTAACACCCCGATTTATGACCGTTCCGGCGCAGTGATGGGTGCCCTGTCTTTAGTGCAGGACGCGACCGAACGGATCCGTGCCGAGGAAGAGGGGCTGAAACTCAAAAAACTCGAATCAACCGGCATCCTCGCTGGAGGTATTGCCCACGATTTCAATAATATACTCACCGCTATCCTGGGCAATCTCAACCTGTCGCTGCAGGATGAGGCATTGGGCAAAGAGACCCATCGTTTGCTGGTTGCGGCGGAGAAGGCGTCATTGCGCGCCAAGGATCTGACCCAGCAGCTGCTCACCTTCGCCAAGGGTGGCGAGCCGATCCGCGAGTCGACATCACTTCGCGAGATCATTGAGGATTCGGCGGGCTTTGTCCTTCATGGCAGCAACGTCTCTTGCCACAACGACATCCCAGGTGACCTGTGGCCGGCAATGGTTGATCGTGGCCAGATCAGCCAGGTCATCCAGAATATCGTTATCAACGCCCGCCACGCCATGCCGAATGGCGGCGTGGTGCGCATCAGCTGCGAAAACATTGAGGCTGGGAGAGTGCAGAATGCCGTGGTTGATCCGGATAAACGCTATGTGAAAATCACCATTGGCGATACCGGTATCGGTATTCCGCAACACCTCCTCGATAAGATCTTCGATCCCTATTTTACCACCAAGCAGGAGGGCAGCGGCCTCGGTCTGGCGATTACCCTGGCCATCGTCAACAAGCATAACGGCCATATCTTCGTTCATTCGACACCCGGCCAGGGCACGGAATTTGCCATCTATCTTCCCGCGGCCGATGGGGCTGCCGAGGATAAACCAGCGACCAAGCCGCCATCGATAGCCGGCCCGCGGCGGGTGTTGGTCATGGACGATGAGCAAATGGTCCGTGAGGTCATTGGGGTAATGCTGCGTTCTCTTGGCCACGAGGTGCTCTTTGCTGCTGAGGGAGGTGAAGCGGTGGCGCTGGTTGCCGCCCGCCAGGGGAGTGATGCACCGGTCGGCCTGGTGATTGTCGACCTGACTATCCCCGGCGGCATGGGCGGCATGGAGGCGATGCGCCAACTGCACGACCTTGACCCAGCGCTGCCGGTTATCGTTGCCAGCGGCTATTCCAATGACCCGGTCATGGCCTCATACCGCGACTATGGCTTCAGTGCCGCAGTGGCCAAACCCTTTGTGCTGTCGGAATTGCGACAGGCCATCGAAAACGCCTTAAATAGATCCCTTGCCTGA
- a CDS encoding sugar phosphate isomerase/epimerase, translating to MLEIGSNINEVRVDGSLKALQRDLLAFQEFGLTAAEISIHGVDAVRNGRLDHRRTSEIQKILADFPFAYSTHAPNPLNLMNAAHPDMHRDVLQASLEFTAAIGARCMVYHPGRFLPEEQFASKGPLPLTPLQQEPLLRHEAELLGEAADGFPGTIIAMENARPYLHHSPYCYAEIPHMLAFQVKQINRSNVRITLDFGHLHLSTKFYNLDMISEVRSIAPHIAHCHVHDNFGHSVYATEKIQTHQLPFGKGDSHMPVGWGNIPFSPLFREFIRNYNGLLICELRSRYFEQTGVAARNLLSIIESLEDHSQLRSGKGSI from the coding sequence ATGTTAGAGATAGGCAGTAATATCAATGAAGTGCGCGTTGACGGCAGTTTAAAGGCCTTGCAGCGCGACCTCCTTGCCTTCCAGGAATTTGGCTTGACCGCAGCGGAGATATCGATACACGGTGTCGACGCGGTACGCAACGGCCGCCTGGATCACCGGCGAACCTCCGAGATCCAAAAGATTCTTGCCGACTTCCCCTTTGCCTACAGCACCCATGCGCCCAACCCGTTAAATCTCATGAACGCCGCCCACCCCGATATGCACAGGGACGTACTCCAGGCTTCCCTGGAATTCACTGCGGCAATCGGAGCCCGGTGCATGGTGTACCACCCCGGCCGCTTTCTGCCGGAGGAACAATTTGCCAGCAAAGGCCCTTTACCCCTCACACCTCTCCAGCAAGAGCCTCTCCTGCGCCATGAGGCGGAATTGCTGGGGGAAGCAGCCGATGGCTTTCCCGGAACCATCATTGCCATGGAGAACGCCCGCCCCTACCTGCACCATTCGCCCTACTGTTATGCGGAGATTCCCCATATGCTGGCCTTTCAGGTCAAGCAGATTAACCGCAGCAATGTGCGGATTACCCTCGACTTCGGCCACCTGCATCTGTCGACAAAATTCTATAATCTCGACATGATAAGCGAGGTACGAAGCATTGCACCACACATCGCCCATTGCCATGTCCACGATAATTTCGGCCATTCGGTTTATGCCACTGAAAAAATCCAGACCCACCAGCTCCCTTTTGGCAAAGGCGATTCCCATATGCCGGTCGGTTGGGGCAACATCCCCTTCAGCCCGCTTTTTAGAGAATTTATTAGAAATTACAATGGATTGCTGATTTGTGAGCTACGCAGCCGGTATTTTGAACAAACCGGGGTAGCGGCAAGAAATCTTCTGTCCATAATCGAATCATTAGAGGATCACAGCCAATTGCGATCAGGCAAGGGATCTATTTAA
- a CDS encoding ATP-binding cassette domain-containing protein encodes MQPLIRIRGLTKRFGTGCRRCLAATGPEHDTNLCPHCGSVLACNDVSFDLFPGEALGVVGESGSGKSTLVRLLHFEWEASRGSMEVHRSTMGPQPVAELFPEDGDYSRNLLQLSHFQKRQLRNALMGIVYQNPHLGLRMAVSSGGNIAERLLGAGWRNIARMRQRASELLEKTEIPIQRMDEPPANFSGGMQQRVQIAKALSNNPLILFLDEVTTGLDLSVQARVLDLIRNLRSEFNLSMLVVSHDLGVINLLCQRTMVMKAGHIVENGLTDQILQDPQHRYTQLLVASQL; translated from the coding sequence ATGCAACCGTTGATTCGCATTCGGGGTCTGACCAAACGCTTCGGTACGGGTTGCCGCCGATGCCTTGCGGCAACCGGCCCGGAACATGACACCAATCTCTGCCCCCACTGCGGCTCAGTGCTTGCTTGCAACGACGTATCCTTCGATCTCTTTCCGGGCGAAGCACTGGGGGTGGTTGGTGAGAGCGGTTCCGGCAAGAGCACCCTGGTCCGCCTCCTGCATTTTGAATGGGAGGCCAGCCGCGGGAGCATGGAGGTACACCGCTCCACGATGGGCCCTCAGCCGGTGGCGGAGTTGTTCCCCGAAGACGGCGACTACAGCAGAAACCTCCTGCAGCTCAGCCACTTTCAAAAGAGGCAGCTGAGAAATGCCCTGATGGGCATTGTCTACCAGAATCCGCACCTGGGCCTCCGCATGGCGGTCAGCTCCGGCGGCAATATTGCCGAGCGGCTCCTCGGCGCCGGGTGGCGAAACATCGCCAGGATGCGCCAGAGAGCCTCGGAACTCCTGGAAAAAACCGAAATCCCCATACAGAGAATGGATGAGCCGCCGGCCAACTTCAGCGGTGGCATGCAGCAACGGGTGCAGATCGCCAAGGCCCTGTCGAACAATCCGCTGATCCTCTTCCTCGATGAGGTCACAACCGGTCTTGACCTCTCCGTCCAGGCCCGGGTCCTCGATCTCATCAGAAATCTGCGCAGCGAATTCAATCTGTCGATGCTCGTCGTCTCCCATGACCTTGGCGTCATTAATCTTTTGTGTCAACGGACCATGGTGATGAAGGCAGGCCATATCGTCGAAAACGGCCTGACCGACCAAATTCTCCAGGACCCGCAGCATCGCTATACCCAACTTCTCGTGGCCTCCCAATTATAG
- the phnM gene encoding phosphonate metabolism protein PhnM: MQDSFVIVNAQVVTPDGIRENASLQVEDGRIARIGEGKLKGGREIDGAGNFLFPGFVDMHSDAIEKGIEPRPNTFFPVDIAVFELDKKIAACGITTMYHSLSFAELEVGLRNNNTAARIIREINKLRQKLKVNTKIHARFEITDLGAVPYLQELIGDEQINLFSFMDHSPGQGQFRDILSFKNYYGPVYAKTDSEMDQIIERKLEAKKNHASAVIADLIDICRQHGIAIASHDDDSREKITWLKEMNIGMTEFPVNIETVRTARELGVSVCLGSPNVLRGQSQAKNLSAREAISSGFGDILCSDYSPMTMLHAVATLTKLEILPLHEAIKMVSLNPARAVGIADETGSLAVGKAADMVLVDHSDDFPRVLKTFVAGREVFATC, from the coding sequence ATGCAGGACAGTTTTGTAATCGTCAATGCCCAGGTGGTTACCCCGGATGGGATCAGGGAAAATGCCTCGTTGCAGGTTGAAGATGGCCGAATTGCCAGGATTGGCGAGGGAAAACTCAAAGGCGGACGGGAGATTGACGGGGCCGGCAACTTCCTTTTTCCCGGGTTTGTCGATATGCATTCCGATGCCATTGAAAAGGGCATTGAACCCCGCCCCAACACCTTTTTCCCGGTGGATATCGCCGTCTTTGAGCTGGACAAGAAAATTGCCGCCTGCGGCATAACCACCATGTACCACTCGCTTTCCTTTGCCGAACTTGAGGTGGGCCTTCGCAACAACAATACCGCGGCAAGGATCATTAGAGAGATCAACAAGCTCCGGCAGAAACTCAAGGTAAACACCAAGATTCATGCCCGTTTCGAGATCACCGATCTCGGGGCGGTACCCTATCTTCAGGAGTTGATTGGCGACGAACAGATCAATCTTTTCTCCTTTATGGACCACTCGCCCGGCCAGGGCCAGTTCCGCGACATCCTGTCGTTTAAGAACTACTATGGCCCGGTGTACGCCAAGACCGATTCGGAGATGGACCAGATCATAGAACGCAAACTCGAAGCGAAAAAGAACCATGCCTCGGCGGTAATCGCCGACCTGATCGACATCTGCCGGCAGCACGGCATCGCCATCGCCTCCCACGACGACGACTCCCGGGAGAAAATAACCTGGCTGAAGGAGATGAACATCGGCATGACTGAATTTCCGGTAAATATCGAGACGGTTCGTACTGCCCGGGAACTGGGGGTCAGTGTTTGCCTCGGTTCCCCCAATGTCCTCCGCGGCCAGTCACAGGCCAAGAATCTCAGTGCCCGCGAGGCGATCAGCTCGGGATTCGGTGATATTCTCTGTTCTGACTACTCGCCGATGACCATGCTCCACGCCGTAGCAACCTTAACCAAGCTGGAAATCCTGCCGTTGCACGAGGCGATCAAGATGGTCAGCCTCAATCCGGCCCGGGCAGTCGGTATCGCCGATGAGACAGGGTCGCTTGCCGTCGGCAAGGCGGCGGACATGGTACTGGTCGATCATTCCGACGATTTCCCGAGAGTACTCAAAACCTTTGTCGCCGGCCGGGAGGTCTTTGCCACATGTTAG
- the phnL gene encoding phosphonate C-P lyase system protein PhnL, giving the protein MITVENLGKTFTLHILGDKKITACRDVSFHVPPGGFLGLAGPSGAGKSTVLKCMYRTYLASSGAIRYQSAAHGMVDLATLPDQAVIDIRYREMGYVSQFLKVIPRVSALDVVMEPILSRNGVSREAARERATTLLERLRIPAHLFDAYPATFSGGEQQRVNIARAVSWQPRLLLLDEPTASLDRDSVGIVLDILRELREEGTTMIGIFHDAGLLQSVTDSVVHIS; this is encoded by the coding sequence GTGATTACCGTAGAAAACCTGGGAAAAACCTTCACCCTGCACATACTTGGCGACAAAAAGATCACGGCCTGCCGCGATGTCTCCTTCCACGTCCCGCCGGGAGGCTTTCTTGGCCTTGCCGGACCGAGTGGGGCAGGCAAGAGTACGGTGCTGAAGTGCATGTACCGCACCTACCTCGCCAGCAGCGGTGCAATCCGCTACCAATCCGCGGCCCACGGCATGGTTGATCTCGCCACCTTGCCGGACCAGGCGGTAATCGATATTCGCTACCGGGAAATGGGCTATGTCAGCCAGTTTCTAAAAGTCATCCCCCGGGTTTCCGCCCTCGATGTGGTCATGGAACCGATTCTCAGCCGCAACGGCGTCAGCCGCGAGGCTGCCCGTGAGCGGGCAACCACTCTCCTTGAACGCTTGCGTATTCCTGCCCACCTCTTTGATGCCTATCCGGCAACCTTCAGTGGTGGCGAACAACAGCGGGTCAATATCGCCCGGGCGGTGAGCTGGCAGCCACGTCTGCTCCTGCTGGATGAGCCGACCGCCTCCCTGGACCGGGACTCGGTGGGAATCGTCCTGGATATTCTCAGAGAATTGCGGGAGGAGGGCACAACGATGATCGGGATCTTCCATGATGCAGGGCTTCTGCAATCGGTGACCGATTCGGTTGTTCACATCAGCTGA